From the Danaus plexippus chromosome 5, MEX_DaPlex, whole genome shotgun sequence genome, one window contains:
- the LOC116768998 gene encoding ankyrin repeat and KH domain-containing protein mask isoform X6 has translation MQNVGQSENRNIDKVNVQLDVVKSSTPQSSASSPAKSETETYSGAPAKYMTDSSESEDDSVSEAEMEEEGGGTESSKFLLSHDDPERAVDPEMQARLETLLEVAGIGKLSGEGKHLADPEVLRRLTSSVSCALDEAAAALTRMRSDQPPAHHRHHHQDKPTQCGSTATGTTPTAAASVGADGAPSLAEACSDGDVGTVRKLLTEGRSVHETTEEGESLLSLACSAGYYELAQVLLAMHASVEDRGIKGDCTPLMEAASAGHVDIVRLLVAHGADVNAVSGSGNTPLMYACAGGHEDCVRALLDNGANVEDHNENGHTPLMEAASAGHVGVAKILLEHGAGINTHSNEFKESALTLACYKGHLDMVRFLLAAGADREHKTDEMHTALMEASMDGHVEVARLLLDSGAQVNMPTDSFESPLTLAACGGHVELAMLLLERGANIEEVNDEGYTPLMEAAREGHEEMVALLLGQGASINAQTDETQETALTLACCGGFLEVADFLIKAGADAELGASTPLMEASQEGHLELVRYLLQAGAEVHAQTQTGDTALTYACENGHTDVADVLLRAGALLEHESEGGRTPLMKACRAGHLCTVQFLVGKGADVNRMTANGDHTPLSLACAGGHADVVKFLLACDADPFRKLKDNSSTLIEAAKGGHTTVVQLLLDYPHSLMLPRGNTGTEESGGLSSAQAAALGLSHAPAPGAPSQRALLPAHAPPSHPHAHAHPHAHPPPHAHPSHAAHPAHPAHPALPAAAPQQDVPPNFAKVYLDGRKKQASGNGTVQPGVPAHPPAGAAGAGAGKHKCGRKQRPAAPHSDHHLPPPPDILEDHMCNHDVVHKHKLSLPPGFTWKDVNKKFKNKNKVEKTCNRADALAGQPRNESLPPTERTMLELADASGPPTLASSALHALDLQYCAQAPPVAAPATPPYPPPQQLFPVQQLSTNLNQQQLQELQQQQLQQLAVQQQQQQKKQQHQQQQQQQQQQQQQQYAQEMQQRPEAYVPQSPEEGGSVEARELGAVLDYLQREVPSLVALPPNELRSLVLQVMQQKSHEILSGKCGSEGTEGEGDGEGEGEGEAEGEGEDAERDERHARRLLAAAEEALSSDWPAVLVDVTGAPACHYRPRPPSPSLESCSLGLTPAPAPAPLDNQPHFALPPPTLPYNDYRSSTFGPAAGGASSGVASGVVGGVVAGVAAGVAGINAIGPAGSYTPAGTPPHTQTHSKREQHHHANNAALKKKGRFAGSSRSRVESSQSQAAPPQPAPAAYSAMDVDGETDSNHDTALTLACTGGHEDLVELLLSRGADIEHRDKKGFTPLILAATAGHEKIVEILLNHGADIEAQSERTKDTPLSLACSGGRYEVVELILSRGANKEHRNVSDYTPLSLAASGGYVNIIRLLLHHQAEINSRTGSKLGISPLMLAAMNGHTAAVRLLLDCGSDINAQIETNRNTALTLACFQGRHEVVSLLLDRKANVEHRAKTGLTPLMEAASGGYVEVGRVLLDKGADVNAPPVPSSRDTALTIAADKGHTKFVELLLQRRAAVEVKNKKGNSPLWLAANGGHLAVVEMLYAAGADIDSQDNRKVSCLMAAFRKGHTKVVKWMVGVVTQFPSDQEMTRYICTISDKELLEKCQECVRVIRAAKETQAARANQNATILLEELDAERCREESRRQAAARRRERKKKKKMEKKEERRKLQTENEKNTLYCEKALGECSEGGEPDDEPAAREEGDSGIDANSQGSCSSSDVKAPPAQSAKSKKKKKEEKPAPAPTQPPPKKIPDKVKLKIDTKPEKEVPVKADKKLEKENVAPISPPATPAKPAADRRPDKKDKKPEEDAKNITVQNVKYGNNSRKSQVFESSRLNVDKDDDAGDKNKKSHAALQWEGDKSTSPKAASASVRRDEGWKEVVRKSSVQTLSTLEPGCKKVSVGAHAISRVIGRAGTNINAIRSATGAHIEVDKQTKGQGERIITIKGSSEATKQAASLIAAMIRDPEADISALLPRAKLPPPQPAPAHQPKPKQTPVKMPMTVSSIVGGSRATPPSRSKPHTSTRPPMPRLHAHAIQLPEKRVSSAPAVTTTTCTTVTSIKTGALSYTGAIVGARSHTFAAKLTATPPADSKPRPTPQVVPSSPAASSSSTVVSSPLKTRDTREPPPREAREVREVREVQAREVVREATPETHRLDDEPRIPRPHADALQLSPDNSSTWSNEDIPVNTSAALHINTTPQVAGGVGVVSGSGGAQEYSLFKDLSGGSVAMWADHNVDLPPPQADASKAPGYRGGGGCSPCSRTSSHGSTPPPPPPPPYHHPMPIGNAVNAMDMSGLSRNGPIYQDNSRNGHNMMVGMSSGVSLSGLGYVGVESVSRLNPRAPDFAQRHPLLQHQQHKHAAQQLFSGAGGTSGGNLSSLLMSYQQGAPKMQHAPPHHHHPYQSLLDRGVGVNSVGNVSGVGVGVGWGEEEERKPRPIGTERAWKMTAPDDWHHHHQHHRTDHDRYQQQGVNMGGVGSVGGEGGYGAGVGGGGAATAAALSLMHALPLSACLPAYLPPGGLPDHHHWDQPPHHATDKQQAWSKWSH, from the exons GCATAGGCAAGTTGTCCGGTGAGGGCAAACACCTAGCGGACCCCGAGGTGCTCCGTCGACTGACGTCTTCGGTGTCGTGTGCGCTGGACGAGGCGGCCGCGGCCCTGACGCGCATGCGCAGCGACCAGCCCCCCGCCCACCATCGACACCACCATCAAGATAAACC tACTCAGTGTGGATCCACGGCCACGGGGACTACACCGACGGCCGCGGCGTCCGTGGGCGCGGACGGGGCTCCGTCGCTGGCGGAGGCCTGCTCGGACGGTGATGTGGGCACGGTGAGGAAGCTGCTGACCGAGGGCCGGTCGGTTCACGAGACCACTGAGGAGGGCGAATCCCTACTCTCGCTGGCCTGTTCAGCTGGTTACTACGAGTTGGCTCAAGTTCTACTGGCGATGCACGCGAGCGTCGAGGACAGGGGGATCAAG GGCGATTGTACGCCGCTGATGGAGGCCGCGAGTGCCGGTCACGTGGACATCGTGAGGCTGCTGGTCGCTCACGGCGCCGACGTCAACGCTGTCTCGGGCTCCGGGAACACGCCCCTCATGTACGCCTGCGCCGGCGGACACGAGGACTGCGTGCGGGCGCTGCTCGATAACGGGGCCAATGTAGAAGATCACAACGAAAACGGTCACACGCCGCTCATGGAG GCCGCATCAGCCGGTCACGTGGGCGTCGCGAAGATCTTGCTGGAGCACGGCGCCGGCATCAACACGCACTCCAACGAGTTCAAGGAGTCCGCCCTCACGCTCGCATGCTACAAGGGTCACCTGGACATGGTCAGGTTCCTGTTGGCGGCCGGCGCCGACCGCGAGCACAAGACTGACGAGATGCACACCGCCCTCATGGAGGCCAGCATGGACGGACACGTCGAGGTCGCCCGGCTGCTGTTGGACTCTGGAGCACAG GTTAACATGCCGACGGACAGTTTCGAGTCTCCGCTGACCCTGGCGGCGTGCGGGGGACACGTGGAGCTGGCTATGTTGCTGTTGGAGAGAGGCGCCAACATAGAAGAAGTCAACGACGAGGGATACACGCCGCTCATGGAGGCAGCTAGGGAAG gtCACGAGGAGATGGTGGCGCTGCTGCTCGGTCAGGGCGCGTCCATCAACGCTCAGACCGACGAGACGCAGGAGACGGCCCTCACCCTGGCCTGCTGCGGCGGCTTCCTCGAGGTGGCGGACTTCCTCATCAAGGCGGGGGCGGATGCGGAACTGGGAGCTTCCACGCCGCTCATGGAGGCCTCGCAGGAAGGACACCTGGAGCTCGTACG ATACCTGCTGCAAGCCGGCGCGGAGGTCCACGCTCAGACGCAGACGGGCGACACGGCGTTGACGTACGCGTGCGAGAACGGACACACGGACGTGGCGGACGTGCTGCTGCGGGCCGGGGCGCTGCTGGAGCACGAGAGCGAGGGAGGCAGGACGCCGCTCATGAAGGCCTGTCGCGCCGGACATCTGTGTACCGTGCAGTTCCTCGTGGGCAAG GGTGCTGACGTGAACCGCATGACGGCCAACGGGGATCACACGCCGCTGTCGCTGGCGTGCGCCGGCGGACATGCGGACGTGGTGAAGTTCCTGCTGGCGTGCGACGCCGACCCCTTCCGCAAGCTCAAGGACAACTCCAGCACACTCATCGAGGCGGCCAAGGGCGGACACACCACCGTCGTGCAGCTGCTGCTAGACTACCCCCACTCCCTCATGTTGCCCAGAG GTAACACGGGTACGGAGGAGAGCGGGGGTCTGAGTTCCGCACAGGCGGCGGCGCTCGGCCTGAGTCACGCCCCGGCGCCGGGCGCGCCCAGCCAGCGAGCGCTGCTCCCCGCGCACGCACCCCCCTCGCACCCTCACGCACATGCCCACCCTCACGCGCACCCCCCGCCGCACGCGCATCCCTCGCACGCCGCTCACCCCGCGCATCCTGCTCACCCCGCCCTCCCCGCGGCCGCGCCGCAGCAGGACGTGCCACCCAACTTCGCCAAAGTCTATTTGGACG GAAGAAAGAAACAGGCGAGCGGCAACGGTACGGTCCAGCCGGGCGTCCCCGCGCATCCCCCGGCCGGGGCGGCGGGCGCGGGGGCCGGCAAGCACAAGTGCGGCCGCAAGCAGCGTCCCGCCGCGCCGCACTCCGACCACCACCTGCCGCCGCCGCCCGACATACTGGAGGACCAT ATGTGCAACCACGACGTGGTGCACAAGCATAAGCTATCCCTCCCGCCCGGCTTTACTTGGAAGGATGTtaacaagaaatttaaaaataaaaacaaagtcgAAAAAACATGCAAT agGGCGGACGCGCTCGCCGGTCAGCCGAGGAATGAATCACTGCCACCGACTGAGAGGACGATGCTGGAACTAGCCGACGCCTCCG GTCCACCGACTCTCGCCTCGTCAGCTCTGCACGCCCTCGACCTGCAGTACTGCGCCCAAG CACCCCCTGTGGCGGCGCCGGCGACGCCCCCGTACCCACCTCCTCAACAGCTGTTCCCGGTGCAACAACTCTCCACCAACCTCAACCAG CAACAGTTGCAAGAGCTTCAGCAGCAACAACTCCAGCAGCTAGCTGTACAACAGCAACAGCAGCAAAAGAAGCAACAACACCAGCAACAGCAACAacagcagcagcagcagcaaCAACAACAGTATGCACAGGAGATGCAGCAGAGGCCTGAAGCATACGTGCCgcag TCTCCGGAGGAGGGTGGGTCGGTGGAGGCCCGCGAGCTGGGCGCCGTCCTGGACTACCTGCAGCGGGAGGTGCCGTCCCTGGTGGCTCTGCCGCCCAACGAACTGCGCTCACTCGTCCTGCAG GTGATGCAGCAGAAGTCCCACGAGATCCTGTCGGGGAAATGTGGCTCAGAGGGCACGGAGGGTGAGGGGGATGGGGAAGGGGAAGGCGAGGGAGAGGCGGAGGGCGAAGGAGAGGACGCCGAGCGTGACGAGAGACACGCCAGGAGGCTGCTGGCCGCCGCCGAGGAGGCGCTGTCCAGCGACTGGCCCGCTGTACTCGTCGATGTCACG GGTGCTCCGGCCTGCCACTACCGTCCTCGGCCTCCGTCCCCTTCGCTGGAGTCGTGCTCGCTGGGCCTGACCCCGGCCCCGGCGCCCGCGCCTCTAGACAACCAGCCACACTTTGCTCTGCCACCTCCAACACTGCCTTACAACGACTATAG ATCATCAACGTTCGGTCCCGCGGCGGGCGGAGCGTCGAGCGGAGTGGCGAGCGGAGTGGTGGGCGGCGTAGTGGCGGGCGTGGCGGCCGGCGTGGCGGGTATCAATGCGATCGGTCCCGCCGGCTCATACACGCCCGCGGGGACTCCGCCTCACACGCAAACCCATTCCAAGAGAGAACAACACCACCATGCCAACAACGCCGCGCTCAAGAAAAAG GGTCGGTTCGCGGGCAGTTCCCGGAGTCGTGTGGAGTCGTCTCAGTCGCAGGCCGCGCCACCCCAGCCCGCGCCGGCCGCCTACTCCGCCATGGATGTGGACGGAGAAACGGACTCCAACCACGACACGGCCCTCACCCTAGCCTGTACCGGCGGACACGAGGACCTGGTGGAACTACTGCTGTCCAGGGGCGCGGACATCGAACACCGGGATAAGAAG GGCTTCACACCTCTTATCCTGGCTGCCACGGCCGGCCACGAGAAGATAGTGGAGATCCTGTTGAACCACGGCGCGGATATCGAAGCTCAATCGGAAAGGACGAAGGACACCCCGCTGTCTCTGGCCTGCAGCGGCGGACGTTATGAAGTAGTGGAGCTGATCCTGAGCCGAGGAGCCAACAAGGAACACCGCAACGTGTCCGACTACACCCCGCTCTCGCTCGCCGCCTCCGGGGGATACGTCAACATCATACGACTCCTATTACACCACCAG GCGGAGATAAACTCCCGCACGGGTTCCAAGCTGGGTATATCGCCTCTGATGCTGGCGGCCATGAACGGTCACACGGCCGCTGTGAGACTGTTACTGGACTGCGGCTCCGACATCAACGCTCAGATAGAAACCAACAGGAACACGGCGCTAACACTCGCCTGCTTCCAAG GGCGTCACGAGGTGGTGAGTCTGCTATTGGATCGGAAGGCGAACGTAGAGCATCGCGCCAAGACCGGCCTGACGCCTCTCATGGAGGCGGCCAGCGGAGGATACGTGGAGGTCGGCCGAGTCTTACTGGACAAGGGCGCTGATGTGAACGCGCCCCCAGTCCCATCCTCGAGAGACACAGCGCTAACCATCGCCGCTGATAAGGGACACACCAAATTCGTCGAACTTCTACTGCAAAG ACGAGCGGCTGTAGAGGTGAAGAACAAAAAAGGCAACTCCCCGCTGTGGCTGGCGGCTAACGGCGGACATCTGGCTGTAGTGGAGATGTTGTACGCGGCCGGAGCGGACATCGACTCTCAAGACAATAGAAAG GTATCCTGCTTAATGGCCGCTTTCCGAAAGGGACATACTAAAGTGGTCAAATGGATGGTCGGCGTCGTAACGCAATTCCCCTCCGACCAGGAAATGACCAG GTATATCTGCACGATATCGGACAAGGAACTGCTGGAGAAATGCCAGGAGTGCGTGCGGGTCATACGAGCGGCTAAAGAGACGCAGGCCGCGCGCGCCAACCAGAACGCCACCATACTGCTGGAGGAGCTGGACGCTGAGCGCTGCAGGGAGGAGTCCAGGAGGCAGGCGGCGGCGCGGCGTAGGGagaggaagaagaagaagaagatggAGAAGAAG GAGGAAAGGCGCAAGTTGCAGACGGAGAACGAAAAGAACACTCTGTACTGCGAGAAGGCGCTGGGAGAGTGTTCGGAAGGAGGGGAACCCGACGACGAGCCCGCGGCCAGGGAGGAGGGCGACTCCGGCATAGACGCCAACTCACAG GGCTCGTGCTCCTCCTCGGACGTGAAGGCGCCTCCAGCTCAAAGTGCCAAGAgcaagaaaaagaaaaaggaaGAAAAGCCAGCGCCCGCCCCGACACAGCCGCCGCCCAAGAAAATACCAGACAAA GTGAAACTGAAAATAGACACAAAACCCGAGAAAGAGGTCCCGGTGAAGGCGGACAAGAAGCTGGAGAAAGAAAACGTGGCACCCATCTCGCCGCCCGCCACGCCCGCCAAGCCCGCCGCGGACAGGAGGCCGGACAAGAAGGACAA GAAACCCGAAGAGGACGCCAAAAACATCACAGTACAGAACGTCAAGTATGGAAATAACTCGCGGAAGAGCCAAGTGTTCGAGTCCAGCAGACTCAACGTGGACAAGGACGACGACGCCGgcgacaaaaataaaaagagtcaCGCGGCGCTGCA ATGGGAGGGCGATAAGAGCACGTCTCCTAAGGCAGCCAGCGCCAGCGTACGGCGAGACGAGGGCTGGAAGGAGGTGGTACGCAAGTCCTCCGTCCAGACGCTCTCCACACTGGAGCCGGG ATGCAAGAAAGTATCAGTGGGCGCTCACGCTATATCCCGTGTGATCGGACGAGCCGGGACTAACATCAATGCCATACGGTCCGCCACTGGAGCTCACATTGAAGTAGACAAGCAGACCAAGGGCCAGGGGGAGAGAATCATCACCATTAA AGGGTCATCGGAGGCGACGAAACAGGCTGCGAGTCTTATAGCGGCCATGATCAGAGATCCTGAGGCCGACATCTCGGCTCTGTTACCGCGGGCCAAGCTCCCGCCCCCGCAACCTGCGCCCGCGCATCAACCGAAGCCGAAACAGACCCCTGTTAAG ATGCCTATGACTGTGAGTTCGATTGTGGGCGGGTCACGAGCGACTCCGCCCAGCCGCTCCAAGCCTCACACCAGCACCAGGCCGCCCATGCCCAGACTGCATGCTCATG CTATACAGCTGCCAGAAAAACGTGTTTCGAGCGCTCCAGCCGTCACCACAACCACGTGTACGACGGTGACCTCTATCAAGACCGGCGCGCTGTCCTACACGGGCGCTATCGTCGGCGCCAGAAGTCACACGTTCGCAGCCAAGTTGACCGCAACGCCACCCGCAGACAGCAAGCCGCGACCCACGCCTCAG GTGGTTCCGAGCAGTCCGGCGGCCAGCAGCAGCAGCACCGTCGTCTCCTCGCCGCTTAAGACGCGCGACACACGCGAGCCTCCGCCGCGCGAGGCCCGCGAGGTCCGAGAGGTCCGCGAGGTACAGGCCCGGGAGGTGGTGAGGGAAGCGACACCAGAGACACACAGACTCGACGACGAGCCAAGGATCCCACGCCCGCACGCTGATGCGCTACAA TTGAGTCCCGATAACTCGAGCACATGGAGCAATGAAGACATCCCAGTCAATACATCCGCTGCCCTCCATATTAATACCACCCCACAG GTGGCGGGCGGTGTGGGGGTCGTGTCGGGGTCAGGCGGAGCCCAGGAGTATTCCCTGTTCAAGGACCTCTCGGGAGGATCCGTGGCCATGTGGGCCGATCACAACGTTGACCTACCTCCGCCGCAG GCGGACGCCAGTAAGGCCCCCGGGTACCGCGGTGGCGGCGGCTGTTCTCCGTGTTCTCGCACGTCCTCGCACGGCTCCACTCCCCctccgccgccgccgcccccCTACCACCATCCCATGCCTATCG GCAACGCGGTCAATGCCATGGACATGAGCGGACTGTCAAGAAACGGGCCTATCTACCAGGACAACTCACGCAATGGACACAACATGATG GTGGGTATGTCGAGCGGCGTGTCGCTGTCTGGTCTCGGCTACGTGGGCGTAGAGAGCGTGTCGCGTCTCAACCCGCGCGCTCCTGACTTCGCACAGAGACATCCTCTGCTGCAGCACCAGCAGCACAAACATGCCGCACAG CAACTGTTTTCTGGAGCCGGCGGCACTAGCGGCGGGAACCTGAGCTCGCTGCTTATGTCGTATCAGCAGGGAGCGCCCAAGATGCAGCACGCGCCGCCTCACCACCACCATCCATACCAG TCTCTACTGGACCGCGGCGTGGGCGTGAACTCGGTGGGCAACGTGAGCGGCGTGGGCGTCGGCGTGGGGTGGGGCGAGGAGGAGGAGAGGAAGCCGCGTCCCATCGGCACGGAGCGAGCGTGGAAGATGACCGCGCCCGACGACTGGCACCACCATCACCAGCACCACCGCACAGACCACGACAGATACCAG CAGCAAGGAGTAAACATGGGCGGCGTGGGCAGTGTGGGCGGCGAGGGTGGTTACGGCGCGGGCGTGGGCGGTGGCGGCGCAGCCACGGCCGCCGCTCTGTCTCTGATGCACGCCCTGCCGCTCTCGGCCTGCCTGCCGGCCTACCTGCCGCCCGGCGGCCTGCCGGACCACCATCACTGGGACCAGCCGCCGCACCACGCCACTGATAAACAG